From a region of the Salarias fasciatus chromosome 6, fSalaFa1.1, whole genome shotgun sequence genome:
- the LOC115389507 gene encoding hsp90 co-chaperone Cdc37-like: protein MSAAAGIDYSVWDHIYVSDDEDVASPFVDTPSLFRMRHRARLEKMAEFQQRGEDLESNFADCKRLLEEAQAHLKHLEEEREEGGADEERDAELKSVQAQVKKLRKDEKSFEKLIQEYRREEKKLPWNVDTLSKEGFSKSVVNVKPATRQETQQGKVEKHKTFVEKYAKEIKHFGMLRRWDDSQKYLSDNPHLVCEETANCLVVICIDFEIDEKHGLMEQVAHQAIVMQFILDLAKTVKVDPRGCFRMFFSKIKTADEAYLEEFERELELLKDRIRSCAQARMKDAMQELEEEERQKRLGPGGLDPVEVYESLPKEIQRSFDEKNIQMLHEAMNKLGFEEGKYHLKRCIDSGLWVPESAEDDDGDDEEEGEEEEGEEDD from the exons ATGAGCGCCGCGGCCGGCATCGACTACAGCGTCTGGGACCACATCTACGTGTCGGACGACGAGGACGTCGCCAGTCCGTTTGTGGATACGCCGAGCTTATTCAGGATGAGACACCGG GCTCGTCTGGAGAAAATGGCCGAGTTTCAGCAGAGGGGTGAAGACCTGGAAAGCAACTTTGCAGACTGcaagaggctgctggaggaggcccAGGCACACCTGAAGCAcctggaagaggagagagaggagggaggggcggaCGAGGAGAGAGACGCCGAGCTGAAGAGCGTCCAGGCCCAGGTCAAGAAGCTGAGGAAGGACGAGAAGTCCTTCGAGAAACTGATACAGGAGTACCGgcgagaagaaaagaaactgcCCTGGAACGTGGACACTCTCAGCAAAGAAGGTTTCAGCAAG AGTGTCGTCAATGTCAAGCCTGCAACGAGGCAGGAGACGCAGCAGGggaaagtggaaaaacacaagACCTTTGTGGAGAAATATGCAAAAGAAATCAAACACTTTG GTATGCTGAGACGGTGGGACGACAGTCAGAAGTACCTGTCAGACAATCCGCATCTGGTGTGTGAGGAGACGGCGAACTGCCTCGTCGTCATCTGCATCGACTTCGAGATCGATGAG AAACACGGCCTGATGGAGCAGGTGGCCCACCAAGCCATCGTCATGCAGTTCATCCTGGACTTGGCGAAGACGGTCAAGGTGGACCCGAGAGGCTGCTTCAGGATGTTCTTCTCAAAGATCAAG actgcgGACGAGGCGTACCTGGAGGAGTTCGAgcgggagctggagctgctgaaggatCGGATCCGCAGCTGCGCTCAGGCCCGCATGAAGGACGCtatgcaggagctggaggaggaggagaggcagaagaGACTGGGTCCCGGCGGTCTAGACCCTGTAGAGGTCTATGAATCGCTACCGAAG GAAATCCAGAGGAGCTTTGATGAGAAGAACATTCAGATGCTGCATGAAGCCATGAACAAGCTGGGCTTTGAG GAAGGAAAATACCACCTGAAGAGGTGCATCGACTCTGGACTCTGGGTCCCTGAGTCAGCAGAGGACGATGATGGTGATGacgaagaggagggggaggaagaggagggggaggaagatgaTTAA